In Trichoderma asperellum chromosome 1, complete sequence, a single window of DNA contains:
- a CDS encoding uncharacterized protein (EggNog:ENOG41): protein MREQNEIPAGIATDCFLIADLAALDEASITLRTKYQPKAPGEPDPWQFTVFIRAVNPDYDTSEGDLAGYEGEITIPLPKVFDWLYYCFLAKSEDWEARYNVVKGGPAEMMSPSSPYPAYRPGTEPANLSEILPP from the exons ATGCGAGAGCAGAACGAGATTCCCGCTGGCATAGCGACAGATTGCTTTTTAATAGCAGATCTGGCGGCTCTTGACGAAGCATCCATCACATTACGGACAAAATATCAACCGAAAGCCCCAGGCGAACCAGATCCATGGCAGTTCACGGTTTTTATAAGGGCTGTTAATCCAGACTATGACACATCTGAAGGAGATTTAGCTGGCTACGAAGGAGAGATTACAATTCCACTCCCCAAAGTTTTTGACTGGCTGTACTACTGTTTCCTTGCCAAAAGCGAAGATTGGGAGGCCAGATATAACGTGGTAAAAGGAGGCCCGGCAGAAATGATG AGCCCTTCGTCGCCATATCCAGCATATCGTCCAGGAACAGAGCCTGCTAATCTCTCAGAGATACTGCCGCCTTAG
- a CDS encoding uncharacterized protein (EggNog:ENOG41), with the protein MSCPDCYRGSVHEGQPRGQVTKAYGLDTYVVNPADGRPAKGIVVLLPDAFGWEFVNVRLLADSYADKGDFKVYAPDFMKGHPAPLYMMESMKIVSSDVGIFTKIRHGFRVLCAILPFLFINWPSKAWPRVKGFFEQLRKEEGASLSVGAAGFCWGGKQVLLLGRGDKIDGRPLIDVGFTGHPSLLSLPADINNLTLPVSFAIGDHDSYLSVAQAESIKAIVEAKPELARGEVTVYPDCGHGFCVRADHKFPDAVKQADDATDQCIAWFNTHFKTSA; encoded by the exons ATGTCATGCCCAGACTGTTACCGTGGTTCCGTCCACGAGGGTCAACCGCGTGGACAAGTCACTAAAGCTTACGGACTAGACACATATGTTGTCAATCCAGCTGATGGACGGCCTGCTAAAGGCATTGTGGTTCTCCTCCCAGATGCATTTGGGTGGGAATTTGTCAACGTGAGGCTGCTTGCGGATAGCTATGCCGACAAAGGAGACTTCAAGGTGTATGCTCCCGACTTCATGAAAG GTCACCCGGCACCATTGTATATGATGGAGAGCATGAAGATCGTATCAAGTGATGTTGGAATCTTTACCAAAAT CCGACACGGGTTCCGCGTTCTATGTGCTAtacttccttttctctttatcaATTGGCCCTCTAAGGCATGGCCCAGAGTAAAGGGATTCTTTGAACAACtccgcaaagaagaaggcgctTCGCTATCAGTCGGCGCCGCTGGCTTCTGCTGGGGTGGCAAGCAGGTCTTGCTACTGGGCCGGGGCGATAAAATTGATGGGCGGCCGCTGATTGATGTTGGATTTACGGGACACCCAAGTCTCTTGAGTCTTCCCGCCGACATCAACAACTTAACACTGCCGGTATCATTTGCGATTGGTGATCACGATAGCTACCTTTCAGTAGCTCAAGCTGAGAGTATCAAGGCCATCGTTGAGGCAAAGCCCGAGCTAGCTCGAGGAGAAGTAACCGTCTACCCTGACTGTGGACATGGATTCTGTGTTAGGGCGGATCACAAATTTCCGGATGCTGTAAAGCAGGCGGACGATGCGACTGATCAGTGCATTGCGTGGTTTAATACCCACTTCAAAACTTCTGCATAA
- a CDS encoding uncharacterized protein (SECRETED:SignalP(1-18)~EggNog:ENOG41~CAZy:CE16) — MLSLLLCATAAAAASVSGLRKLSNLVTFGDSYTDEGRLNYIFNHNALPPPGQLLPVNNQTSVGGYAWPRLVAQKTGAKLYDYAVAGGMCSNNVTQHYLGNINGPFPSILDYEVPAFKTDLGYKGLYPDRRADNTVYALWIGTNDLGIDGFLGEEQVQGATITDFVECVWKAFDGVYKLGGRQFVLLNVLPLQLSPMYASIPNGGAGNNEYWGNKESFNTTETQYKMEEYLTSANTMFATGAPYNLLIKKRWPGATVSLLDVHSLLLDLRANPSKYYTEPVNITSSWRGCGDSGCYQSTEPQSNFVWYDEVHPSERTCEYVADEFISLLEGKSKYGVSYH; from the exons ATGCTTTCATTACTATTATGCGCcacggccgcagcagctgccaGCGTATCTGGTCTGCGAAAACTAAGCAATCTAGTTACATTTGGAGACAGCTATACAGATGAAGGACGTTTGAACTACATCTTCAATCACAAcgctctccctcctcctggCCAGCTATTGCCGGTGAACAATCAAACGTCGGTGGGCGGATATGCCTGGCCAAGACTCGTGGCGCAAAAAACGGGAGCCAAGCTCTACGATTATGCTGTCGCAGGTGGTATGTGCTCTAACAATGTTACTCAGCACTACCTGGGCAATATCAATGGGCCATTCCCGTCCATCTTGGACTACGAGGTCCCGGCATTCAAGACAGATTTGGGGTATAAAGGGTTATACCCAGACCGAAGAGCAGATAACACAGTTTACGCGCTGTGGATCGGAACTAATGACCTTGGAATTGACGGATTTCTGGGCGAAGAGCAGGTCCAGGGAGCTACAATCACAGACTTTGTAGAGTGTGTCTGGAAAGCCTTCGACGGTGTGTATAAGCTGGGAGGCAGGCAATTCGTCCTGCTCAACGTGCTTCCGCTGCAACTTTCGCCCATGTATGCCTCCATCCCCAATGGTGGAGCTGGAAACAACGAATATTGGGGCAATAAAGAGTCGTTTAACACCACAGAGACTCAGTATAAGATGGAGGAGTATCTGACCAGCGCCAACACCATGTTTGCCACGGGAGCGCCGTATAATCTACTTATCAAGAAGCGTTGGCCAGGTGCGACAGTCAGCCTATTGGACGTTCACTCGCTGTTGCTTGATTTACGTGCGAACCCATCCAAGTATTACACTGAGCCTGTCAACATTACCAGCTCGTGGAGGGGATGCGGAGACTCAGGCTGCTATCAGTCGACTGAGCCGCAGTCGAATTTCGTGTG GTATGACGAAGTGCATCCATCTGAGAGGACATGCGAATATGTGGCCGACGAGTTCATCAGCCTTTTGGAAGGAAAGTCGAAATATGGCGTCTCATATCACTAG